In one window of Roseovarius nanhaiticus DNA:
- a CDS encoding DUF302 domain-containing protein, with protein MRHILTAGLLALTAIPASAADEAVTYPFNGSFDDAAFAVENAIIGRGLVIDYVSHTGEMLARTAEDVGSDTELFTEADIFLFCSAQLSRKVMEADLMNIAHCPYGIFVADQGGEVMIGYRTYPDGPMQEVQAMLDEIVKDAMK; from the coding sequence ATGCGACACATTTTAACAGCGGGTCTGCTCGCCCTAACTGCCATTCCCGCAAGCGCGGCGGATGAGGCCGTCACATATCCGTTCAATGGCAGTTTCGACGATGCCGCCTTCGCGGTCGAGAACGCGATCATCGGACGCGGCCTTGTCATCGACTACGTCAGCCACACGGGCGAGATGCTGGCCCGCACCGCCGAAGATGTCGGCAGCGACACCGAACTCTTTACCGAGGCCGATATCTTTCTCTTCTGCTCGGCGCAGCTGTCGCGCAAGGTGATGGAAGCGGATCTCATGAACATCGCCCACTGTCCCTATGGCATCTTCGTGGCCGACCAGGGCGGCGAGGTGATGATCGGCTACCGCACCTATCCCGACGGGCCAATGCAGGAAGTGCAGGCCATGTTGGACGAGATCGTCAAGGACGCGATGAAGTAG
- a CDS encoding YeeE/YedE family protein, with translation MIGALLDRFGDGAVLAMAGALVGFVFGIAAQHSRFCLRAASVEVAEGQFGPRLYIWLIAFTAAVASVQGLIAAGWVDVGASRQLAAVGSVSGAVIGGLMFGAGMILARGCASRLLVLSATGNLRALLTGLVLTLVAQAALSGFLAPAREALASLWLIEGGASRDLLARLGIDAGLAATLAAMALALSLYLARRTMIPISRALAAAAVGLAIALGWALTYWISQVSFEVIPISSVTFTGPSTDTLMGLVDNTRLPWSFGIGLVPGVFAGSGLMALVAREARIERFGPATPMEQYLLGAVLMGFGSMLAGGCAVGAGMSGGSVFALTAWVAITCMWVGAMATHRLLASARRAAPITPPAG, from the coding sequence ATGATAGGCGCATTGCTGGATCGCTTCGGTGACGGTGCCGTGCTGGCAATGGCCGGGGCGCTGGTGGGCTTCGTCTTTGGGATCGCGGCGCAACATTCACGGTTTTGCCTGCGCGCCGCTTCGGTCGAGGTGGCGGAGGGGCAGTTTGGTCCCCGGCTATATATCTGGTTGATCGCCTTCACTGCCGCTGTCGCCTCGGTTCAGGGGCTTATCGCGGCGGGCTGGGTGGACGTCGGCGCATCCCGGCAATTGGCAGCTGTGGGCAGTGTTTCGGGCGCCGTGATCGGAGGTCTGATGTTCGGGGCCGGGATGATCCTCGCGCGCGGCTGCGCCAGCCGCCTTCTGGTGCTTTCGGCTACGGGAAATCTGCGCGCCCTCCTGACGGGTTTGGTCCTGACGCTGGTCGCGCAGGCCGCGCTGAGCGGATTTCTGGCGCCGGCGCGCGAGGCACTTGCGAGCCTTTGGCTGATCGAGGGGGGCGCCTCCCGCGATCTGCTTGCGCGGCTGGGGATCGACGCGGGGCTTGCGGCGACATTGGCCGCGATGGCGCTTGCGCTCTCGCTCTACCTCGCGCGGCGCACTATGATCCCCATCAGCCGCGCCTTGGCAGCGGCAGCGGTCGGCCTTGCCATCGCGCTTGGCTGGGCGCTGACCTACTGGATTTCCCAAGTGTCCTTCGAGGTCATCCCGATTTCCTCCGTCACCTTCACGGGCCCGTCCACCGATACGCTCATGGGCCTCGTGGACAATACCCGATTGCCATGGAGCTTCGGCATCGGCCTTGTTCCAGGCGTCTTTGCGGGATCGGGCCTCATGGCCCTCGTGGCGCGCGAGGCCAGGATCGAGCGTTTTGGCCCTGCCACCCCCATGGAGCAGTACCTGCTCGGTGCAGTGCTGATGGGTTTCGGCAGCATGCTTGCCGGGGGCTGTGCCGTAGGTGCGGGCATGTCGGGCGGGTCAGTCTTTGCGCTGACGGCCTGGGTCGCGATTACCTGCATGTGGGTCGGCGCGATGGCGACGCACCGGCTCTTGGCCAGTGCGCGCCGCGCCGCGCCGATCACTCCGCCGGCTGGATAA
- a CDS encoding YeeE/YedE family protein → MLFELYDLPVDAQGARLILGLVLGLAFGIAAQISRFCLRRGLVAGPDRAPALGTWAAALATAIAATSAAIWIGWVDLSDHRLMVSDLPILAIIIGGLAFGIGMVATRGCVSRLTVLGGTGNLRALTVLLVFALVAHATLKGVFAPVRVALGSVTTDIGIASLAELPGGMLTWAALLVAGLIAAIAALRPRPLHVALASVIGLTVVGGWIATGWLLMDEFDPIAAESMAFTSTWADALFWTVASSSIPAGFGVGLVGGVFAGAFLSALVRGELAFASFTDAHETLRYVAGGALMGFGGVLAGGCTVGAGLSGVSMLSVAALIALASIVAGALVADRALSRAPLIQPAE, encoded by the coding sequence ATGCTGTTCGAACTTTATGACCTGCCGGTAGATGCGCAAGGCGCGCGCTTGATCCTCGGACTCGTGCTGGGTCTCGCTTTCGGGATTGCCGCACAAATCAGCCGTTTCTGCCTGCGCCGTGGCCTCGTCGCCGGGCCGGACCGCGCGCCCGCCCTTGGAACATGGGCCGCCGCGCTGGCCACAGCCATCGCCGCGACCAGCGCCGCCATCTGGATCGGCTGGGTCGACCTGTCGGATCATCGGCTCATGGTCAGCGATCTGCCCATCTTGGCGATCATTATCGGAGGTCTGGCCTTCGGTATCGGCATGGTCGCGACGCGCGGCTGCGTCAGCCGCCTGACCGTGCTGGGCGGGACAGGCAATCTGCGCGCGCTGACGGTGCTGCTGGTCTTTGCTCTCGTGGCGCATGCGACGCTCAAGGGCGTTTTTGCGCCGGTGCGCGTCGCGCTCGGCTCGGTCACGACCGATATCGGTATTGCCTCGCTGGCTGAATTGCCGGGCGGCATGCTGACTTGGGCTGCGCTGCTGGTTGCTGGCCTCATCGCCGCCATTGCGGCGCTGCGGCCGCGCCCCCTGCACGTGGCGCTTGCCTCGGTCATTGGTCTGACGGTCGTCGGCGGTTGGATCGCAACGGGCTGGCTCTTGATGGATGAATTCGATCCCATCGCGGCGGAGTCCATGGCCTTTACCTCCACCTGGGCCGATGCACTCTTTTGGACGGTCGCGTCCAGCTCGATCCCCGCTGGCTTCGGCGTGGGCCTCGTGGGCGGGGTCTTTGCTGGCGCGTTCCTCTCGGCGCTTGTCCGGGGCGAGCTTGCCTTCGCCAGCTTCACGGATGCGCACGAGACGCTGCGCTATGTGGCAGGCGGGGCGCTGATGGGCTTTGGCGGCGTTCTGGCCGGTGGGTGCACGGTGGGCGCGGGCCTATCTGGTGTGTCGATGCTGAGCGTCGCGGCGCTGATCGCGCTGGCCTCGATCGTGGCGGGCGCACTGGTTGCGGATCGCGCGCTGTCGCGCGCGCCGCTTATCCAGCCGGCGGAGTGA
- a CDS encoding MBL fold metallo-hydrolase: MRSLISIACIALVAAPVLASEDIADKYPASLLYDKPWEVIPGVFSAIGATAPPTYENAGHNNNLSFIVTGDGVVVMNGGASYGLAKALHAEIEAVTDQPVKLVFNENGQGHAVLGNNYWAEQGVPIVAHVDAAAEVEAHGPAILKAMQGYNKDRAEGTEVQVPTETFEEEYVVEMGDFRIEARYLGPAHSPGDIVLWLPKQSLVISGDMAFHERMLPIFADTMTADWLETWDTAFEPLEATYVIPGHGHPTNMDQVRRYTKDYLEYLRDQVGAVMDEGGGLAEAYYVDQSPYTHLDTFEELATKNAGRVFEQLEFERF, translated from the coding sequence ATGCGTAGCCTGATTTCGATCGCATGTATTGCGCTGGTCGCCGCGCCCGTACTCGCCAGCGAAGATATCGCGGACAAATATCCCGCTTCGCTGCTTTATGACAAACCGTGGGAGGTGATCCCCGGCGTCTTTTCCGCCATCGGCGCGACCGCCCCGCCGACCTACGAGAATGCCGGTCACAACAACAATCTCAGCTTCATCGTCACCGGGGACGGCGTCGTCGTGATGAATGGCGGCGCGTCCTACGGCCTTGCCAAGGCGCTCCACGCCGAGATCGAGGCGGTGACGGACCAGCCGGTCAAGCTGGTCTTCAACGAGAACGGGCAGGGCCATGCCGTCCTTGGTAATAATTACTGGGCAGAGCAGGGCGTGCCCATCGTCGCGCATGTCGATGCCGCCGCCGAGGTCGAGGCGCATGGGCCCGCGATCCTGAAGGCGATGCAGGGCTACAACAAGGACCGCGCCGAGGGTACCGAAGTGCAGGTGCCAACCGAAACCTTCGAGGAGGAATACGTCGTCGAGATGGGCGATTTCCGCATCGAGGCGCGCTATCTGGGCCCGGCCCATTCGCCCGGCGACATCGTGCTGTGGCTGCCGAAGCAGAGCCTCGTCATCTCGGGCGACATGGCGTTTCACGAGCGCATGCTGCCGATATTCGCCGACACGATGACCGCCGACTGGCTCGAGACATGGGACACTGCCTTCGAGCCGCTGGAGGCCACATACGTCATCCCGGGCCACGGCCATCCGACGAATATGGATCAGGTTCGGCGCTATACGAAGGATTATCTTGAATACCTGCGCGATCAGGTTGGCGCGGTGATGGATGAGGGCGGCGGTCTGGCCGAGGCCTATTACGTGGACCAATCGCCCTATACGCATCTAGATACGTTCGAGGAACTGGCGACCAAGAATGCGGGCCGCGTGTTCGAGCAGCTGGAATTCGAGCGGTTCTGA
- a CDS encoding MBL fold metallo-hydrolase, with protein sequence MMIDRRQVLAGLGGIGGLALCGAPRPALARTAVQMGSGEVVALSDGNLVLPFDFAFGDLPEDELDLILARYGVSGDQLEPPCNLTLLRQEDRIVLFDAGSGPAFMPSAGKLMSSLEAEGLTPDDITHVVFTHAHPDHLWGILDDFDEPIFANAEMMIGQDEWDYWTDPATVDTIGEARASFAVGAARRLAAIEGRVGFFKGGDEILPGIMAHATPGHTPGHMSFEIRNGGDAVMVGGDAISNGHVALARPDWPSGADQDPDLGAETRMRLLDQLVADDIALLGFHLPDGGLGRVERAGDYYQFTAEGM encoded by the coding sequence ATGATGATCGACAGACGACAGGTCCTTGCGGGGCTGGGAGGCATCGGTGGCTTGGCGCTGTGCGGCGCGCCTCGACCGGCGCTGGCGCGCACGGCCGTGCAGATGGGGAGCGGCGAGGTCGTGGCGCTGAGCGATGGCAACCTCGTGCTGCCGTTCGATTTTGCGTTTGGCGATTTGCCCGAGGATGAGCTGGACCTTATCCTGGCCAGGTACGGCGTTTCGGGCGACCAGCTCGAGCCACCTTGCAACCTCACTTTGCTGCGCCAAGAGGATCGTATCGTTCTCTTTGATGCGGGCTCTGGCCCCGCCTTCATGCCCAGCGCAGGCAAGCTGATGAGCAGTCTCGAGGCCGAGGGCCTGACGCCCGATGACATCACGCATGTCGTGTTCACGCACGCGCATCCGGATCATCTGTGGGGAATCCTCGATGATTTCGACGAACCGATCTTTGCCAACGCCGAAATGATGATCGGGCAGGATGAGTGGGATTACTGGACCGACCCCGCGACCGTCGACACGATCGGCGAGGCGCGCGCCTCTTTTGCCGTCGGTGCCGCACGGCGGCTGGCCGCGATCGAGGGTCGCGTCGGGTTTTTCAAAGGTGGGGATGAAATCCTGCCGGGAATCATGGCGCACGCGACGCCCGGCCATACGCCGGGCCATATGTCCTTTGAGATCCGCAATGGGGGCGATGCCGTCATGGTCGGAGGCGACGCCATCAGCAACGGCCATGTCGCGCTGGCCCGCCCCGATTGGCCCAGCGGGGCCGATCAGGATCCCGATCTGGGTGCCGAGACGCGGATGCGTCTTCTGGATCAGCTGGTCGCGGATGACATCGCGCTTTTGGGCTTTCACTTGCCGGATGGCGGTCTGGGCCGTGTCGAGCGGGCCGGCGATTACTACCAATTCACTGCGGAGGGTATGTGA
- a CDS encoding aa3-type cytochrome c oxidase subunit IV has translation MADNHEHGKMDTKEHEKTFDAFVTWSTRVAIVAVCILLFMALVNS, from the coding sequence ATGGCTGACAACCACGAGCACGGCAAGATGGATACCAAAGAGCACGAAAAGACGTTCGACGCTTTCGTGACGTGGTCAACGCGCGTGGCGATCGTTGCCGTTTGCATTCTTCTCTTCATGGCTTTGGTCAACAGCTGA
- a CDS encoding DUF6173 family protein, translating into MTDEIMTTAELAEADALPRCREVHTREGHTSPAASAPASITSKPVEQKSAAEWAYERIILYIKNFEKTLDNEHEVAMGFVGSDAGVLKIEGMGYFDPDMITFYGSDAAGSKTQLVQHVSQLSVILRALPKPRAQAEPERIGFRLAADLEKN; encoded by the coding sequence GTGACAGACGAGATCATGACCACCGCCGAGCTTGCGGAGGCCGATGCCCTGCCGCGGTGCCGCGAGGTTCACACGCGCGAGGGTCATACCAGCCCCGCCGCCAGTGCCCCGGCCAGCATCACGTCGAAGCCGGTCGAGCAAAAGAGCGCGGCGGAATGGGCGTATGAGCGGATCATCCTCTACATCAAGAATTTCGAGAAGACGCTGGATAACGAGCATGAGGTTGCCATGGGATTTGTCGGCAGCGACGCGGGTGTGCTCAAAATCGAAGGAATGGGCTATTTCGATCCGGACATGATCACCTTTTACGGCAGCGACGCCGCGGGCAGCAAGACGCAGCTGGTGCAGCATGTCAGCCAGCTAAGCGTCATCTTGCGTGCCCTGCCCAAACCCCGCGCACAGGCCGAGCCCGAGCGCATCGGCTTTCGCCTGGCGGCGGATCTGGAAAAGAACTGA
- a CDS encoding MBL fold metallo-hydrolase, which translates to MTRPDIERDGIRYPWPEPPVEGDATEVAPGVLWMRLPLPMALDHVNIYALDDGDGWTLVDTGIKSGRSIRIWERLLAGPLAGRPVRRIIVTHHHPDHVGMAGWLMERCEAELIMTRTAWLMARMLILDVEDRPTPQALDFWRSAGMAPEIYAERASARPFNFADSCASLPVGYTRLQAGDTLHAGSRVWDVRIGHGHAPEHLTLWSRDCNLVIAGDQILPSISPNLGVYPTEPEADPVAEWLEACGRLADHARADHLVLGGHKLPFTGLPLRMRQLIENHHGALRRLEQHLSVPRSAVECFAPLFKRRINAGTYGLALVEAVAHLNHLHKLSRVTRTRREDGAWLWQRQGETT; encoded by the coding sequence ATGACACGACCCGATATCGAGCGCGACGGCATCCGCTATCCCTGGCCCGAGCCGCCCGTCGAAGGTGACGCGACCGAGGTGGCGCCGGGCGTTCTGTGGATGCGCCTGCCGCTGCCCATGGCGCTGGACCACGTCAATATATATGCGCTGGACGATGGCGATGGCTGGACCCTAGTTGATACCGGGATCAAGTCGGGCCGCAGCATTCGCATATGGGAGCGGTTGCTGGCTGGGCCGCTGGCGGGCAGGCCCGTTCGGCGCATCATCGTGACGCATCACCACCCCGATCATGTCGGCATGGCGGGCTGGCTGATGGAGCGTTGCGAGGCCGAGCTGATCATGACGCGCACCGCTTGGCTGATGGCCCGAATGCTGATCCTAGATGTCGAGGATCGCCCGACGCCACAGGCGCTGGACTTCTGGCGTAGCGCCGGAATGGCGCCCGAGATCTATGCCGAGCGGGCGTCGGCGCGCCCCTTCAATTTCGCCGATAGCTGCGCATCTCTGCCGGTGGGCTACACCCGGCTGCAAGCGGGGGACACGCTACACGCGGGCAGCCGCGTCTGGGACGTGCGCATCGGGCATGGCCATGCGCCCGAACATCTGACGCTGTGGAGCCGCGACTGCAATCTGGTCATCGCCGGGGATCAAATCCTGCCATCGATCAGCCCAAATCTGGGCGTCTATCCCACCGAACCCGAGGCCGACCCGGTGGCCGAGTGGCTGGAGGCGTGCGGGCGGCTGGCCGATCATGCGCGGGCGGATCATCTGGTGCTGGGCGGTCACAAGCTGCCCTTCACGGGGCTGCCCCTACGGATGCGCCAGCTGATCGAGAATCACCACGGCGCGCTTAGGCGTCTTGAGCAGCATCTGAGCGTGCCGCGCAGCGCGGTCGAGTGTTTCGCCCCGCTCTTCAAGCGCCGGATCAACGCCGGAACCTATGGCTTGGCGCTGGTCGAGGCGGTTGCACATCTCAACCACTTGCATAAGCTGAGCCGGGTGACGCGGACCCGGCGAGAGGATGGCGCCTGGCTGTGGCAGCGACAGGGAGAGACGACGTGA
- a CDS encoding L-threonylcarbamoyladenylate synthase: MQTRNLMTDRAGIEAAAALITDEQLVALPTETVYGLAGDARSGIAVARIFEAKGRPSFNPLIVHVPDTDVARRYAVWSDAADRLAAAFWPGPLTLVLPLKEECGLSPLVTAGQDSVALRVPAHAAAQALLRASGAPLAAPSANPSGRISPTHADHVRLGLDGRIAAILDGGSCGVGVESTIIGLTGAPTLLRPGGLPAEIIEAALGGSLAIPEPGGAITAPGQLSSHYAPAVPVRLEAETIEEGELLLGFAGTPGAALDLSASGDLVEAAANLFAHLHALDARGAKAIAVAPVPDTGLGRAINDRLRRAAAPR; the protein is encoded by the coding sequence ATGCAAACACGTAACCTCATGACAGACCGTGCAGGCATCGAGGCCGCCGCCGCCCTTATCACAGACGAACAGCTGGTCGCCCTGCCCACCGAAACGGTCTACGGCCTTGCCGGCGATGCCCGCAGCGGTATTGCGGTCGCGCGCATTTTCGAGGCCAAGGGCCGGCCCAGCTTCAATCCATTGATCGTCCATGTGCCGGATACCGATGTCGCGCGGCGCTACGCTGTCTGGAGCGATGCGGCCGACCGCCTCGCCGCCGCTTTTTGGCCCGGACCGCTGACGCTGGTCCTGCCCCTGAAAGAGGAGTGTGGCCTCTCGCCCCTTGTCACGGCCGGTCAGGACAGTGTCGCGCTGCGCGTGCCAGCGCATGCGGCCGCCCAAGCCCTGCTGCGCGCCAGCGGCGCGCCCCTTGCTGCGCCCTCCGCCAATCCGTCAGGGCGCATCAGTCCGACACATGCCGATCATGTCCGCTTGGGCCTGGACGGGCGCATCGCGGCCATTCTCGACGGCGGGTCCTGCGGGGTGGGTGTCGAATCAACTATCATAGGTCTCACGGGCGCACCGACGCTGTTGCGCCCCGGCGGCCTGCCGGCCGAAATCATCGAGGCCGCGCTTGGCGGCTCGCTTGCGATCCCCGAGCCGGGCGGTGCGATCACGGCACCGGGCCAATTGTCATCGCATTATGCGCCCGCAGTTCCGGTAAGGTTGGAGGCTGAAACCATAGAGGAAGGCGAACTGCTGCTCGGGTTCGCCGGCACACCGGGTGCCGCGCTGGATCTGTCGGCCTCAGGGGATCTGGTCGAAGCAGCGGCAAACCTTTTTGCGCACCTGCATGCGCTCGACGCGCGCGGCGCCAAGGCCATCGCCGTTGCCCCGGTGCCCGACACGGGCTTGGGGCGCGCCATCAATGACCGTCTGCGCCGCGCCGCCGCACCGCGCTAA
- a CDS encoding Trm112 family protein has product MLEALICPHTHQRLEYDAEAGELISRSANLAFPIRAGIPILLISEARSLD; this is encoded by the coding sequence ATGTTGGAGGCGTTGATCTGCCCGCACACACACCAGCGGCTGGAATACGACGCGGAAGCGGGCGAGCTGATCAGCCGCAGCGCCAACCTCGCCTTTCCGATCCGCGCGGGCATTCCCATCTTGCTGATCAGTGAGGCGCGCAGCCTCGATTAG
- a CDS encoding LON peptidase substrate-binding domain-containing protein, with protein MTRKIDLPDIVPIFPLPGALLLPRARLPLHLFEPRYLAMLEDALKTPERLIGMIQPNKVPGRAGHGLQTIGCAGRVTQFSETEDGRYMITLAGVSRFRLLEEVEGFAPYRRARVSWTGFERDQGDEESDSAFNREAFLATLAQYFDAQDLQTDWDSLKEADDELLINSLSMLLGFEPEDKQALLEAPSLSTRRETLMTLIEFAMRGGDDEGVMQ; from the coding sequence ATGACACGCAAGATCGATCTTCCGGACATCGTTCCGATATTTCCGCTGCCGGGGGCGCTGTTGCTTCCTCGCGCGCGGCTGCCGCTGCATCTGTTCGAGCCGCGGTACCTGGCCATGCTGGAGGACGCGCTGAAAACGCCCGAGCGTCTGATCGGGATGATCCAGCCCAACAAGGTGCCGGGCCGGGCCGGGCATGGCCTGCAGACCATCGGTTGCGCCGGACGTGTCACTCAGTTCTCCGAAACCGAGGATGGTCGCTACATGATCACCTTGGCGGGGGTTTCGCGCTTTCGTCTGCTTGAAGAAGTCGAGGGCTTTGCGCCCTATCGGCGCGCGCGCGTCTCATGGACCGGGTTCGAGCGGGATCAGGGAGATGAGGAGAGTGACAGCGCGTTCAATCGCGAGGCTTTCCTTGCAACGCTGGCACAGTATTTTGACGCCCAAGACCTGCAAACCGACTGGGATAGTCTCAAAGAAGCGGACGACGAATTGCTGATCAATTCGCTATCGATGCTTTTGGGATTTGAGCCGGAGGACAAGCAGGCGCTGTTGGAAGCGCCATCGCTGAGCACTCGGCGTGAGACGTTGATGACGCTGATCGAGTTTGCCATGCGCGGGGGCGACGACGAAGGGGTAATGCAGTGA
- a CDS encoding thioredoxin family protein translates to MIELGGQSPATDLIKDVSEADFMTEVVEMSRTVPVIVDFWAPWCGPCKTLGPALETAVNKAKGAVRMAKVNVDENQAIAGQLQIQSLPTVYAFWQGQPIDGFQGNVPASELDAFIGRVVEASGGAAGGAEADGLAEAITAADEMLEAGDAAGALQVFAAIAAEDPANAAAFGGMARAHIASGDLEQAEAVLNGAPADLHDKPEIEAAHAQLALARQAADAGPVADLEAAVEADPGNHQARYDLALALAAAGRSEEAVDHLLELFRRDADWNDGAAKTQLFTVFDALKPNDPVVLNGRRKLSSLIFA, encoded by the coding sequence ATGATAGAACTTGGTGGCCAGTCCCCCGCAACAGATCTGATCAAGGACGTATCCGAGGCAGATTTCATGACCGAGGTGGTCGAGATGTCGCGCACCGTGCCGGTGATCGTTGATTTCTGGGCGCCGTGGTGCGGCCCGTGCAAGACGCTTGGACCGGCACTGGAGACGGCAGTGAACAAGGCCAAGGGCGCTGTGCGCATGGCCAAGGTCAATGTCGACGAGAATCAGGCCATCGCGGGCCAGTTGCAGATCCAGTCTCTGCCGACGGTCTATGCCTTTTGGCAGGGGCAGCCGATCGATGGATTTCAGGGCAATGTGCCGGCATCCGAGCTTGATGCCTTCATAGGCCGCGTGGTCGAGGCTTCGGGTGGCGCGGCCGGTGGCGCGGAAGCTGACGGCCTTGCTGAGGCGATTACTGCTGCGGATGAAATGCTGGAGGCGGGCGACGCTGCGGGTGCGCTTCAGGTCTTTGCCGCCATCGCCGCCGAGGACCCGGCCAATGCCGCCGCGTTCGGCGGCATGGCGCGCGCGCACATCGCTTCGGGTGATCTGGAACAGGCGGAGGCTGTGCTCAACGGTGCGCCCGCGGATCTGCATGACAAGCCCGAAATCGAGGCCGCGCATGCCCAGCTGGCCCTCGCCCGGCAGGCGGCGGATGCCGGCCCGGTGGCCGATCTGGAAGCAGCGGTCGAGGCTGACCCGGGCAATCATCAGGCGCGCTACGATCTGGCGTTGGCGCTGGCCGCTGCGGGACGGAGCGAAGAGGCCGTCGATCATCTGCTGGAACTTTTCCGCCGTGATGCGGATTGGAACGATGGTGCGGCAAAAACGCAGCTCTTCACGGTGTTCGATGCGCTCAAGCCGAATGATCCGGTTGTTTTGAACGGGCGCCGCAAACTGAGCTCGCTGATTTTTGCGTAA
- a CDS encoding exodeoxyribonuclease III: MTFTLATWNINSVRLRAPLVCKLLSEEGPDVLCLQECKSPVDKIPTEEFAALGYTHMIARGQKGYNGVAILSKLPIEDIGAHDFAGLGHARHIAGRLENGVTIHNFYVPAGGDVADRAVNDKFGQKLDYLTDMRDWAKDGGLSKSILVGDLNIAPREDDVWSHKQLLKVVSHTPIEVAHLSDAMEAGDWHDVTRADIPEGQLYSWWSYRAKDWDAADKGRRLDHVWATGDIAASAHSSRVLRAARGWQQPSDHAPVFATFDL; the protein is encoded by the coding sequence ATGACCTTCACCCTTGCCACCTGGAACATCAATTCGGTGCGCTTGCGTGCGCCGCTGGTCTGCAAGCTTTTGTCCGAGGAAGGCCCGGACGTTCTGTGCCTGCAAGAGTGCAAGAGCCCGGTCGATAAAATTCCGACCGAAGAGTTTGCCGCGCTGGGCTATACCCACATGATCGCCCGTGGACAAAAGGGCTATAACGGTGTCGCGATCCTGTCGAAACTGCCCATTGAAGATATCGGCGCGCATGATTTCGCGGGTCTGGGCCACGCCCGCCATATCGCCGGGCGGCTGGAGAATGGCGTGACGATCCACAATTTCTACGTGCCCGCCGGGGGTGATGTCGCCGATCGCGCGGTGAACGACAAATTCGGCCAGAAGCTGGACTACCTGACGGATATGCGCGACTGGGCGAAGGATGGCGGCCTGTCCAAATCGATCCTGGTGGGCGATCTGAACATCGCCCCGCGCGAGGATGATGTCTGGAGCCACAAGCAGCTGTTGAAGGTGGTAAGCCACACGCCCATCGAGGTGGCGCATCTGTCGGATGCGATGGAGGCCGGCGATTGGCACGACGTGACCCGCGCCGATATTCCCGAGGGACAGCTTTATAGCTGGTGGTCCTACCGCGCCAAGGATTGGGACGCCGCCGACAAGGGCCGGCGGCTCGATCATGTCTGGGCGACGGGTGATATAGCCGCCTCGGCGCATTCCAGCCGGGTACTGCGCGCCGCGCGGGGGTGGCAGCAACCCAGCGATCATGCGCCGGTCTTCGCAACCTTCGATCTTTAG
- a CDS encoding response regulator transcription factor: MAQLKKILLVDDDEDLREALGEQLVMTEDFDVFEAGTGAEAMTHARDANYDLIILDVGLPDTDGRELCRLMRKQGVKSPILMLTGHDGDADTILGLDAGANDYVTKPFKFPVLLARIRAQLRQHEQSEDAVFQLGPYSFRPALKVLIDEGGRKVRLTEKETNILKFLYRSTDGVVARDVLLHEVWGYNAGVTTHTLETHIYRLRQKIEPDPSNARLLVTESGGYRLMP; encoded by the coding sequence ATGGCACAACTCAAGAAGATTCTGCTGGTCGACGATGACGAGGACCTGCGCGAGGCGCTGGGCGAGCAACTGGTCATGACCGAGGATTTCGACGTCTTCGAGGCGGGCACCGGCGCCGAGGCGATGACACATGCGCGGGACGCAAATTACGATCTGATCATCCTCGATGTCGGCCTGCCCGACACCGACGGGCGCGAGCTGTGCCGCCTGATGCGCAAACAAGGTGTCAAAAGCCCGATCCTCATGCTGACCGGGCATGACGGCGATGCCGACACGATCTTGGGCCTCGATGCGGGCGCAAATGATTACGTAACCAAGCCGTTCAAGTTTCCCGTCCTTCTGGCCCGGATCCGCGCACAGCTGCGACAGCATGAGCAGTCTGAGGATGCGGTGTTCCAGTTGGGGCCGTACAGCTTCCGGCCAGCGCTGAAGGTTTTGATCGACGAGGGCGGCCGCAAGGTGCGCCTGACCGAGAAAGAGACCAATATACTGAAATTCCTCTATCGCTCGACCGATGGTGTGGTGGCGCGTGATGTGCTGCTCCATGAGGTCTGGGGATATAACGCCGGCGTGACCACTCACACGCTCGAGACGCATATCTATCGCTTGCGCCAGAAGATCGAGCCGGATCCGTCCAATGCGCGGCTTCTGGTCACGGAAAGCGGTGGATATCGGCTGATGCCATGA